The following proteins are encoded in a genomic region of Spirochaetaceae bacterium:
- a CDS encoding HNH endonuclease signature motif containing protein, with amino-acid sequence RICAGGAGQPASLPRKRLAYAAGHGAVGPAERSPAVERHLAALRSFGAAPGSRSRYIPAAVRREVWRRDQGRCSYVDRHSGRRCGSRYRLEIDHIVPFALGGGAEPANLRLRCEAHHRLRHAQRHGHPAR; translated from the coding sequence ACGGATCTGTGCGGGGGGCGCCGGGCAACCGGCGTCCCTACCGCGAAAGCGGCTGGCGTACGCCGCCGGGCATGGCGCGGTGGGGCCGGCGGAGCGTTCGCCGGCAGTGGAGCGGCACCTTGCCGCGTTGCGTTCCTTCGGTGCGGCGCCGGGATCCCGGTCACGGTACATCCCGGCGGCCGTGCGCCGAGAGGTGTGGCGCCGCGACCAGGGTCGTTGCAGCTATGTCGACCGCCACAGCGGGCGGCGCTGCGGCTCCCGCTATCGGCTGGAGATCGACCACATCGTGCCGTTCGCGCTCGGCGGCGGCGCGGAACCGGCAAATCTCAGGCTGCGTTGTGAAGCGCACCACAGGTT